The Polyangium spumosum genome has a segment encoding these proteins:
- a CDS encoding RNA polymerase sigma factor — MDARDQDPLALLTNHQDAIDACLRRQHVPAVDVPDLRQEVYRQAIKYLETHEVRAMSTFLQRIAERVAADYWKKRAVHERAAPRLAEEDLADSNPEHECNDAEIKRHLEDILESLETHDPRGRAILRAWFVDDLTTKEIAAEFKLPMSTAHHLLTKAVATLAEEFRKRGITSRTILPLIDESHMHDGAAEAGGTTDKPEAPVTFTAPVPPPAPQPGGRARRVLSMLASAAAGGLVVFLLMRSPQAVARLSPIFVTVATSGEPGAPGGILEHDRAVVCPEVAPAPAPAPPSRGGAPPEADINAKNRHLARIIKAAEARGDCETANKLRRELTGAFAAAFATHGPCKPTP, encoded by the coding sequence ATGGATGCACGTGACCAGGACCCGCTCGCCCTTCTGACGAACCACCAGGACGCCATCGACGCCTGCCTGCGAAGGCAACACGTCCCGGCCGTCGACGTGCCGGACTTGCGGCAAGAGGTGTACCGGCAGGCGATCAAGTACCTCGAAACCCACGAGGTCCGGGCCATGAGCACGTTCCTTCAGCGAATCGCCGAAAGGGTAGCGGCCGACTATTGGAAGAAGCGCGCCGTCCACGAGCGCGCGGCGCCTCGCCTCGCCGAGGAGGATCTCGCCGACTCGAACCCGGAGCACGAGTGCAACGACGCGGAGATCAAGCGACACCTCGAAGACATCCTCGAGAGCCTCGAGACGCACGACCCGCGCGGCCGCGCCATCTTGCGGGCTTGGTTCGTCGACGACCTGACGACCAAGGAGATCGCGGCGGAGTTCAAGTTGCCGATGAGCACGGCGCATCACTTGCTCACGAAGGCCGTGGCGACGCTCGCCGAGGAGTTCAGGAAGCGCGGGATCACGAGCCGCACGATCCTCCCGCTCATCGACGAGAGCCACATGCACGACGGCGCCGCGGAGGCGGGCGGAACGACGGACAAGCCGGAGGCGCCGGTCACCTTCACGGCCCCCGTCCCGCCCCCTGCGCCGCAGCCTGGCGGGCGAGCTCGGCGCGTGCTTTCGATGCTCGCCAGCGCCGCCGCCGGGGGGCTTGTCGTCTTCCTTCTCATGCGCAGCCCCCAAGCCGTCGCGCGACTCTCGCCCATCTTCGTCACCGTCGCGACCTCGGGGGAGCCGGGCGCCCCGGGCGGGATCCTCGAGCACGACCGCGCGGTTGTTTGCCCCGAAGTTGCGCCAGCCCCCGCGCCCGCTCCGCCCTCACGTGGCGGAGCCCCTCCGGAGGCGGACATCAACGCGAAGAACCGCCACCTCGCGCGGATCATCAAGGCGGCCGAGGCCCGGGGGGACTGCGAAACTGCGAACAAGCTCCGCCGCGAGCTCACGGGCGCCTTTGCCGCCGCGTTTGCGACGCACGGCCCCTGTAAGCCTACACCGTAG
- a CDS encoding helix-turn-helix transcriptional regulator, whose product MPRRKAVQPLLRPLGDRIRELRLNRKMSLAKLADTSGVSKGSLSSIENGRINLTVETCVKIAVGLGVRVQDVIPSGLEALLSRGRESDPGSHVKRAG is encoded by the coding sequence ATGCCGCGTCGAAAAGCCGTCCAGCCGCTTCTCAGGCCCCTTGGCGACCGCATCCGGGAACTGCGCCTCAACCGGAAGATGTCGTTGGCCAAGCTCGCCGACACGAGCGGCGTGAGCAAGGGATCCTTGTCCAGCATCGAAAATGGGCGCATCAACCTCACGGTCGAAACCTGCGTGAAGATCGCCGTAGGCCTCGGGGTCCGGGTGCAGGACGTGATTCCCAGCGGGTTGGAGGCCCTATTGTCGAGGGGTCGAGAAAGCGACCCGGGAAGCCATGTCAAGCGCGCAGGATGA
- a CDS encoding recombinase family protein — translation MTVRAAIYARRSTDEHQVESLDTQLDNARRYALKRGYSLDMAHEFTDTASRAEFAPHRRRGFAALRDAALAGQFDVVIVRDDSRLGGDMLRVATFAQELTDAGVKILFYSTGDEMVLDNEMTRLVAVMRGFASESERRRIASRTRESVERKARRGLVAGGAVYGYRNVPAADGAGRVREVDPEQAAIVREIFERYADGEGLRTVAKDLTERGITPPRVRKDGLGAWAPAAIHAMLRRPLYVGRIEWGHTHKTYKAGTKVRTKTHAHEVVVVDAPHLRIVPEELWQAVQARIERNERHSTDGGRPTSYLLSGILRCGECGGPLSVVNGKKGYDPIKVYTCCRRRDRGGQVCASTLRRQVETVDTAVLAWVSREVMTEELLGRLLAALRGRLEARAKSQGDEVEALERQAAKLRAEVDRFAELALEAPAEARGVFFAKVGERQKELTALEARLRTAKTVPAAMDLEVRRLEVDARRRLEELREAIGRNPVEARRFIQKLFPNGLTATPLPTPGERRMRLVGVSAPGRLFGIELGNSASPAGFETLRHPQNAAFSLDLARVASARMGFAA, via the coding sequence ATGACGGTCCGAGCTGCAATCTACGCGCGTCGCTCGACGGACGAGCATCAAGTCGAGAGCCTCGACACCCAACTCGACAACGCGAGGCGCTACGCCCTGAAGCGCGGGTACTCGCTCGACATGGCGCACGAATTCACCGACACGGCGAGCCGCGCGGAGTTCGCTCCCCACCGGCGGCGAGGGTTCGCGGCGCTGCGGGATGCCGCGCTCGCGGGTCAGTTCGACGTCGTCATCGTTCGCGACGATTCCCGGCTCGGCGGCGACATGCTCCGCGTGGCCACGTTCGCGCAAGAGCTGACGGATGCCGGGGTCAAGATCCTCTTCTACTCGACCGGCGACGAGATGGTCCTCGACAACGAGATGACGCGGCTCGTCGCGGTCATGCGTGGGTTTGCCTCGGAGAGCGAACGGCGGCGCATCGCGAGCCGCACGCGGGAGAGCGTCGAGCGCAAGGCCCGGCGGGGCCTCGTGGCGGGCGGCGCGGTGTACGGCTACCGGAACGTTCCGGCGGCGGACGGGGCGGGGCGCGTGCGAGAGGTCGATCCCGAGCAAGCGGCGATCGTGCGGGAAATCTTCGAACGTTACGCGGACGGCGAAGGTCTGCGAACCGTGGCGAAGGATCTGACGGAGCGCGGGATCACGCCTCCTCGGGTGCGCAAGGATGGGCTCGGGGCCTGGGCGCCTGCTGCAATCCACGCGATGCTGCGGCGCCCGCTCTACGTCGGGCGCATCGAGTGGGGGCACACGCACAAGACGTACAAGGCCGGGACGAAGGTCCGGACGAAGACGCACGCTCACGAGGTGGTCGTCGTCGATGCTCCGCACCTTCGGATCGTGCCTGAAGAGCTCTGGCAAGCCGTCCAGGCGCGGATCGAGCGGAACGAGCGGCACTCGACGGACGGCGGAAGGCCGACGAGCTACCTACTCTCGGGGATCCTGCGCTGCGGGGAGTGCGGGGGTCCGCTCTCGGTCGTCAACGGCAAGAAGGGGTACGATCCGATCAAGGTCTACACGTGCTGCCGTCGTCGCGATCGGGGCGGGCAGGTCTGCGCGTCGACCTTGCGGCGCCAGGTCGAGACGGTCGACACGGCTGTGCTCGCGTGGGTCTCGCGGGAGGTCATGACGGAGGAGCTCCTCGGTCGGTTACTCGCGGCGCTTCGGGGACGGCTCGAGGCTCGGGCGAAGTCGCAGGGCGACGAGGTCGAGGCTTTGGAGCGCCAAGCGGCGAAGCTGCGCGCCGAGGTAGACAGGTTCGCGGAGCTCGCGCTCGAAGCGCCGGCAGAGGCGCGGGGCGTCTTCTTCGCGAAGGTGGGCGAGCGTCAGAAGGAGTTGACGGCGCTCGAAGCGCGGCTCCGGACGGCCAAGACGGTTCCTGCCGCGATGGACCTCGAGGTCCGTCGGCTCGAGGTCGACGCCCGGCGGCGGCTGGAAGAGCTGCGGGAGGCGATCGGGCGGAACCCGGTCGAAGCGCGGCGGTTCATCCAGAAGCTCTTCCCGAACGGTCTGACCGCCACGCCGCTCCCGACGCCCGGAGAGCGTCGGATGCGGCTGGTCGGTGTGTCGGCCCCTGGCAGACTGTTCGGTATCGAACTTGGCAACTCAGCGTCCCCAGCGGGATTCGAAACATTAAGACATCCACAAAACGCCGCGTTTTCGCTCGATCTGGCCCGCGTCGCCTCCGCGCGGATGGGCTTCGCTGCGTGA
- a CDS encoding RNA polymerase sigma factor yields the protein MDAHDRDRLAILTTHQGAIDAQLRKKNIPANDVPDLRQEVYRRALKYLSKREITDAVKGLLVRTAESVAADYWNERGIERRAAPKLAEDDVAPSNPEHEYNEREIRKHLTEILELCEPRGRAVLWARFAQNMTLDQIAKTMGVPKSTAHDLTERTLAELAEEFRRRGITRRMILPLVERTGEHGGPASPPGGTDKGEAPVSFAAPVAPSVRPPGGWSRPVLYVTSGAALGGLIVYLLMHSAAPLARLSPVIVTVAAAGQPSVQGGILGVDRPLVCPEVVAAPGPASPPPPVSPGQPEINAKNRHVARAIMAAEERGDCETANKLRRELTGAFAATFELRGACKLTP from the coding sequence ATGGATGCACATGACCGGGATCGGCTGGCCATTCTGACGACCCATCAAGGCGCGATCGACGCGCAGCTACGAAAGAAGAACATCCCGGCGAATGACGTGCCAGACCTGCGACAGGAGGTCTACCGCCGGGCGCTGAAGTACCTCTCCAAGCGAGAGATCACGGATGCCGTAAAGGGCCTCTTGGTGCGGACGGCGGAGAGCGTCGCGGCCGACTACTGGAACGAGCGAGGCATCGAGCGCCGCGCAGCTCCGAAGCTCGCGGAGGACGACGTCGCGCCTTCGAACCCCGAGCACGAGTACAACGAGCGCGAGATCCGCAAGCACCTGACCGAGATCCTCGAGCTCTGCGAACCCCGCGGCCGCGCCGTTCTCTGGGCGCGCTTCGCCCAGAACATGACGCTCGATCAGATCGCGAAGACGATGGGGGTGCCGAAGAGCACGGCACACGACCTGACCGAGCGTACGCTCGCCGAGCTCGCGGAGGAGTTCAGAAGGCGCGGGATCACGCGCCGCATGATCCTTCCCCTCGTCGAGAGGACGGGCGAGCACGGAGGGCCAGCCTCGCCACCCGGAGGGACCGACAAGGGAGAGGCGCCCGTCTCCTTCGCCGCGCCCGTCGCGCCCTCGGTTCGTCCCCCGGGCGGCTGGAGCAGGCCCGTCCTCTACGTGACCAGCGGCGCGGCCCTCGGCGGACTCATCGTGTACCTCTTGATGCACTCCGCCGCGCCGCTCGCGAGGCTCTCGCCAGTGATCGTCACTGTGGCCGCCGCGGGGCAACCCAGCGTCCAGGGGGGCATCCTTGGGGTGGATCGCCCGCTCGTCTGCCCGGAGGTCGTCGCCGCGCCCGGCCCCGCCTCGCCGCCACCCCCGGTCAGCCCAGGGCAGCCCGAGATCAACGCGAAGAACCGCCACGTCGCGCGCGCCATCATGGCCGCCGAGGAGCGGGGGGACTGCGAAACCGCGAACAAGCTCCGCCGCGAGCTCACGGGCGCCTTCGCCGCGACGTTCGAGCTCCGCGGCGCCTGCAAGCTTACACCGTAG
- a CDS encoding phage tail protein, with product MADEFRELQHGNIPDGGQWTDAEWLRGPNAQAFLALLGETKDATLDELRAAIKARWPGLGPPDALRLQGQGFDVERFEGETDEAYLARLERAWETHRGAGTSGAIEESLRAFGLPDVLVIEDWQGRFAEGSWYSRFWVVLGPDFGTLGIEPLRMPFLLGEPTLGSSATVAQVRAIKRQVLKWKDAHGFPVHMILRFRDAPILGLGLELGFKLGGSEGSGAAFWPIGAANMLGEMTMPFRLGGGYDIDGGGHGL from the coding sequence ATGGCCGACGAGTTTCGAGAGCTACAGCACGGCAATATCCCCGACGGTGGACAATGGACCGACGCGGAATGGCTCCGCGGCCCGAACGCGCAAGCCTTCCTCGCTCTGCTCGGCGAGACGAAGGACGCCACGCTGGACGAGCTCCGCGCGGCGATCAAAGCGCGCTGGCCTGGGCTCGGTCCGCCCGATGCGCTGCGCTTGCAGGGGCAGGGCTTCGACGTCGAACGCTTCGAGGGCGAGACGGACGAAGCCTACCTGGCTCGGCTGGAACGGGCTTGGGAGACGCATCGAGGCGCGGGGACCTCGGGGGCCATCGAGGAAAGCCTTCGGGCCTTCGGGCTCCCGGATGTGCTCGTGATCGAGGATTGGCAAGGGCGGTTCGCGGAGGGGTCCTGGTATTCGCGGTTCTGGGTCGTCCTCGGCCCGGATTTCGGGACGCTCGGGATCGAGCCGCTGCGAATGCCCTTCCTTCTGGGGGAACCAACGCTCGGGAGCTCGGCGACGGTGGCACAAGTGCGGGCCATCAAGCGGCAAGTCCTCAAGTGGAAGGACGCGCACGGCTTCCCCGTCCACATGATCCTTCGCTTCCGGGACGCTCCGATCCTCGGGCTCGGGCTCGAGCTCGGCTTCAAGCTCGGCGGCTCCGAAGGGAGCGGGGCGGCGTTCTGGCCGATCGGCGCGGCGAACATGCTCGGGGAAATGACGATGCCCTTCCGGCTCGGCGGCGGTTACGACATCGATGGAGGCGGTCATGGCTTATGA